The Mesorhizobium sp. AR02 genomic interval TCCGCGGCTCGTCTACGCCTCGATCAGCGGCTATGGCGAAGAGGGTCCGTGGGTCAAGCGACCCGGCCAGGACCTGCTGGCACAGTCGCGCTCCGGCGTGATGTGGCTGAACGGCGACGAGGACCAGGGGCCGGTGCCGTTCGGGCTTGCGATCGGCGACATGCTGGCGGGGGCGGCCTGCGCGCAAGGCATCCTGGCCGCACTGGTGCGGCGCGGCATCACCGGCCAAGGCAGCCATATCGAAACCAGCCTTCTGGAAGCGCTGGTCGACTTCCAGTTCGAGGTGCTGACCACGCATCTCAACGATGGCCGCCGCTTGCCCAGGCGCTCCAATTTCCGCAGCGCGCACGCCTATCTCTCGGCACCATACGGTGTGTATCCGGCCAAGGACGGCTATCTCGCCATCGCCATGACGCCGATCCCGAAACTCGCCGATCTGCTCTCGCTCGAAGAGTTGGCCCCTTATCGCGACAGACCGGCCTCGTGGTTCACCGCGCGCGACGACATCAAGGCGATCATCGCCCAACGGATCGCCACCAAAACTATCGACGAATGGCTTGATATTCTCGAGCCGGCCGACATCTGGTGCGCCAAGGTGCTGACCTGGCCGGAGATGCTGGCCAGCGAAGGTTTCCAGTCGCTCGACATGCTGCAGACGGTAACGCGCGAGGACGATGTCTCGATCCTGACCACCAGTTCGCCGCTCAGGG includes:
- a CDS encoding CaiB/BaiF CoA transferase family protein, whose amino-acid sequence is MPAAAELPLAGLVVVDLSQFLSGPYCSLRLLDLGARVIKIERPDGGDLSRRLYLSDTEIGGDSTIFHAINRAKESFAIDLKNEADLKVLRRLLAKADVLIQNFRPGVIERLGFDYEAVRKINPRLVYASISGYGEEGPWVKRPGQDLLAQSRSGVMWLNGDEDQGPVPFGLAIGDMLAGAACAQGILAALVRRGITGQGSHIETSLLEALVDFQFEVLTTHLNDGRRLPRRSNFRSAHAYLSAPYGVYPAKDGYLAIAMTPIPKLADLLSLEELAPYRDRPASWFTARDDIKAIIAQRIATKTIDEWLDILEPADIWCAKVLTWPEMLASEGFQSLDMLQTVTREDDVSILTTSSPLRVDGIRAKVDRAAPRIGEHSAAIRAEFGL